A genomic segment from Paenibacillus sp. FSL K6-1096 encodes:
- a CDS encoding AraC family transcriptional regulator — translation MALIHYVECNTTHEANFVVDVPAGSQWLLVMTKTPAQFWVHGGLKLYPAHTAVLYRPRQKVYYRACGESFANDWIRFEADEPYITESPLPSGIPFALSDPDSCRKLVELLVSEHHFDRDCKASSIDLLLRALFNKLWESYFQGNITPQYYKLLRLRTLIQSNPGEYWTVSRMADVLEISPGYLQNIYKKTFGLSCMEDVINSRVRMAKEYLIHSTESIAGVAARCGYPNVEHFCRQFKQMTGYTPRNYQKQTKGYIE, via the coding sequence ATGGCCCTTATTCATTATGTAGAGTGCAATACGACACACGAAGCCAATTTCGTCGTGGATGTGCCGGCAGGCTCGCAGTGGCTCCTGGTCATGACCAAGACCCCGGCCCAGTTCTGGGTGCACGGCGGGCTTAAGCTGTACCCTGCGCACACGGCAGTCCTCTACCGACCCCGGCAGAAGGTCTATTACCGGGCGTGCGGCGAGTCCTTCGCCAATGACTGGATTCGCTTTGAGGCGGATGAGCCGTATATTACAGAATCGCCGCTGCCCTCCGGCATTCCCTTTGCCCTGAGTGATCCCGACTCCTGCCGGAAGCTGGTGGAGCTGCTGGTCAGTGAGCATCATTTCGACCGGGACTGCAAGGCCTCTTCGATTGACCTGTTGCTGCGGGCCTTGTTCAACAAGCTATGGGAATCTTATTTCCAGGGCAATATTACCCCGCAATATTACAAGCTGCTGAGGCTGCGCACGTTAATTCAGAGCAATCCCGGAGAGTACTGGACGGTCTCCAGAATGGCCGATGTGCTTGAGATCAGTCCAGGCTATCTCCAGAATATTTACAAAAAAACCTTTGGCCTCTCCTGCATGGAGGATGTCATCAACAGCCGGGTCCGCATGGCCAAGGAATACCTGATCCACAGCACCGAGAGCATTGCCGGGGTCGCCGCACGGTGCGGGTATCCCAATGTGGAGCACTTTTGCCGGCAATTCAAGCAGATGACCGGATATACACCGCGAAATTACCAGAAGCAGACCAAAGGTTACATAGAGTGA
- a CDS encoding helix-turn-helix domain-containing protein, translated as MNRPNGVRDFSLHYIASGSGDIEIGDKTFTLGAGDAFLHFPNDRMRYYCSESDPWNIFWIQFNGNALQAYFLDNRYSGSSIWTLKNASLLQSAFEDLFHELEHYNFLRPSRISTLTYSVIIEFVSNSLPYSSYRSTNHLDKITALLPEMQQKAHLPFELEWWAGQVGLTPNYFCSLFKKATKMTPVSYVTKCRIQKSKQLLLSQPSMSIKEVAILSGYPGISYFNKKFMESEGITPGEFREIH; from the coding sequence GTGAACCGGCCGAACGGTGTCAGAGATTTCAGCTTGCATTATATCGCCAGCGGAAGCGGGGATATTGAAATCGGGGATAAGACCTTCACTTTAGGCGCAGGAGATGCTTTTCTCCATTTCCCGAACGACCGTATGCGTTATTACTGCTCGGAGTCGGACCCGTGGAATATCTTCTGGATTCAGTTCAACGGCAATGCACTCCAGGCTTACTTTCTGGATAACCGGTATTCCGGTTCTTCGATCTGGACGCTGAAGAACGCTTCTCTGCTGCAGTCGGCTTTCGAGGATTTATTCCATGAGCTTGAACACTATAACTTCCTCCGCCCCTCGCGGATCTCAACCTTAACCTATAGCGTAATCATTGAATTTGTAAGTAATTCGCTTCCCTATTCATCCTACCGCAGCACCAATCACCTGGATAAAATAACTGCTCTATTACCCGAAATGCAACAAAAAGCCCACCTTCCATTTGAGCTGGAATGGTGGGCAGGTCAAGTAGGGCTGACACCAAATTATTTCTGCAGCCTATTCAAAAAAGCAACGAAAATGACGCCTGTCTCTTATGTCACCAAATGCCGGATTCAAAAGAGCAAGCAATTATTGCTGAGCCAACCCTCTATGTCCATTAAAGAGGTTGCCATCCTCTCAGGATATCCGGGAATTAGCTATTTCAACAAGAAATTCATGGAATCCGAAGGAATTACGCCAGGTGAATTCCGTGAAATTCATTAA